TAATACCGCGCGAGTGGTAGCGCGGAGGTGTGCGTCGAAAGCTTccgcagaagaaaaagatgCCCACACAggggcggtggcagtgactTCACTGCCTACAGTCCCGTCTCCGTGCGCACAGTGCTGACgtgacaccgccgcctcctcgacgtACGCCTGCAAACGGTGCTCCAGTGCGTGCTGTTCCTCTTTCTGCTCGCCCCGGTACTGACGGAGCTGACATTGCACTTCCTCCTGGACCATCTCCGCAAGTAGCGGTCGGAAGTGAGGCAGGAGAAGCATTGCGAGACGGTGCTGGTCCGATGGTGTACACcgtgtcaccgccgccacgaccgAGCTCGGGTGGAAATCCATCTCCTGGCCTCGTGCGTTGGTTGCGCGCTTCGCAGGTGAGTTGGATCGCAACGCAGTCGCCAACGCCTCATGCATTCGCTTTTGAGTGTCTTCCGCCGCACCATTGGCCTCAGAACGCACCCTGCCAACCTCCTCCCGAACCTTCTGAAGGTCTTTGCGAACGGCCGCACATAACGCCGACAGACCCTCGCGTAGCCGTTCGATCCGGTGCTCCTGCGTGGTGCGCCACATCTCGTGCTGCCGTCGTGACTCAGTCACCGCCAAAgcgccacctctctcctgcctcACTTCCCTTGTTGCCCCCTCTGCGTCCCGATCAGGTGCATGCGCCCGCTGGGGTGCACATTGGCTCGCCTTCGAGGATGCATCTATGGGaatgaaaagagaagaagatcGGCAGGATGGCACAGATGTTGCATGCGGTCGAgagggcagagaaggagcggAGTGGCCGCGACGTGCACTGCAGCCCTGTGGCCCTGTGCGGCTCTTTCCGCGGGCAGAAGTGTGCGCCAAGGTACTCGGACGACGACGGACGGTTGCTGCATCAACAGCAACGGCGTCATCAGCGAACGCGTCGCCCACGAATCCCCTcgtcctctctgcctctgcagagagagatcgcgcgcagctgccgccactgccgcgcgGTCTGTCTTGCAGTCGGCGCAGGATCGCCTCAGCTCTTCTAACAGTGCTGCAGAGTTTCGCGGAAGAGGACGATGACCACCGGGTCGAACACGTTGATGAGGATGACGATGAAGTGCGCCGAGGTCGGGACGGGCGACGGTGCTTTCCAGAGCTACCGTGCTGTCGTCGTGACCGCACGCTGCGAACCCGTCCACTCGCCGCTGGAGGGGCAGCAGAAGACCCGTGAGCATTCGAGCCACAGTCGTCGCCAGCGCTGGTTGACCGTGGAGCTACCAGCACAAGAGAGGTGGCAGCTCCCTCTGCTCCCGTTGACCTTGCGGACGAGCACAGCCCCGAAGACGCTGTAGCCTGATTGGCCGAGGTCTGTTCCGCATGCGATGTCCCACCTAGAGCGTGGCCCTGTTCCTGCGGCTTCTCTGTACGGTGctgtctcttcctcttctcctcggcAGTTGCCCGCGGCTTTGCAACGCCAGGGTCGAGCAGTGAACCTGTGCCGGGTGACCTTGCAACCCACAAAGTCGCGTCCTTGCTGACCTCTGCTCGTATCTTGGCCACGAGGTTCGCCAGAGAGTCAGGAGCGCGAGACAGCAGTGGGCCAGCGGGGGTCAGGGGCTGTCGCACTGAGTCACCGTGTGTGCTGTAGTGCAGTGGTGCCTGAACACTGGCCGGCGTCTGAGCGCATGGCTCAGCATTGAAGGTGAGGCCCACAAAAGGCGATACCGGCGTGGTCGATGTTACCGACGGCAACAGCGGTGGTCGTTGCGACGAAGACGGTTCGCCAGCGCCTGTGGCGCTCTGCATCGAAGTCGTGTGAGTACCATGaccaccgcctccatcaGCTGCCGGGGATATTCGTCGAGAAGGGTGATCAATGCTGGTGTTACGGCGCGATCGCGACCATGCGGCGCATTCGGAGGCGTAGCGAGTAGCGTTGTCAGGATTAGGTGCCAGCGTAGAGGGGGGGCCGCTTGGATGGTGAGGCGGCAAGGACGTGCGCTGTGGTATGCTGCTACCAAACTCGCCACCGCGCCACACGTGCGGCGACCTTCCCACGCTGGTGCAGCGATAGTGGGGTGCGGCCGCCTCCCGCACATCCACCAGTGCGCATGGTGGGAAAGATGAAGACAGAAGGTCAGCGCCCCCGCCGTCGGTCGCCAACCCACTCTGCCCTCTGCTGCCTTCGCAGTCGTCGTAAGGAGACACATAGGTGCAGCCATGTCCCACCCCACGACGCAGGTAATCCAGCTGGGACGGATTGCCATCTGCGCGGCGCTGGCTAGAGTAGGTGTCTTCGCGGTATCGCTCTATGAAGGGAGAGCCTCCTCGCCCAACGGCTGTGGAGGCAGAGAGCGGAAGTGAAGGGGATGCTGTGCAGCGATAGTGACCGTCCTGTTCGTCGCCGCACCTCGCATCGCCATCCATGCCGGGTGACACGTCCCGTCCAAGATAAGGGGGGGTGTCGTAGGAGTCGGGCACTGCTGGCATGGAAGCgcttcgccgctgctggcaaGGGCACACGTAGGGGCCAACGCAGACGTGGCCGTTGTTCCGGCCCTCTAGGAAAGGCGAGCGCGACGCGCGTGGGGTGTCATGGTAGCGGTTGGCGACGCGAGGTCGAGATAAGCCTCGGTTACCTCGGCCTCCCCTGCTTTCTCCTTGCTGAggtggcgatgatgacggcTGAGCCGGGCTCCAGGCACCCCGCTTGCATGGTGATGACGACAATGGCGAGCGGTGTGGCCACAAGTGTGGGTGAGGCATGTCGTACAGGCCTTGGCACACCTCGCAGTACGAGGTCATACTACTGCTGCAAGAGTGAGATTGTGTGCCCCACGCAACGAATCAGCGAGAGCGCGTCTAGGGGCGGCAGAGAGTAAATAAGGCGGATAAGGCGCGTAGCGAGGAaagagtggaagagagaggcatcCCCGAGGGCGAAGGAACATAAGAAATGACGGGTAATTAGGGTAGAGCACCGCAAGCaaatgtgcgtgtgtgggggaaggaaggaagggagggagggaggggggctcctgcacagacatgcacacacgGGCACATGTGCACAAGTCGTCTTCAATCTGCAAGAAGggcccctcttccccaccctcACGGATCCCCTCATCGTTTGAAAGAGGAAGTGCCttgcgctgcggcagtccACGAGTACCACAAGAAACAGCAGACCCACATGCATGCGCACGATcgtgttctcttttctctctctccctctcccccccccctcctgccgctccctctccttgaCCTCGTTTATATTTTTGCTCTACACACTTCAGACCTTTGACTTGTGGTGCGGCGATGGGTTCGCCCACCCGGGCACGGACACCAGTGTGCTCGGCCACACCAGCCCTGTCAGCTCACCACCGTAGACGCAACCAGAATCGAGCCCGTAGGCGTACGGATGCACCTGCAACCGCCTCTTGGCATCGTGACCGTACACAATAGTGAAGCCAGCATAGTCCGGGTGAATGCGCTTCCGCCACTTAGCCCCACCACCGTCTACTTTCTTTGGCTTCTTCACGCCACCGTCCTCTGCAACATCGCCGCTGATATTTGTGCTGCTTCGGTCACTGCCGCTATCGATTTCGCCActgtcgctctcctccttgccGGTCGCAGCGCGACTGAGCTTGCAGGCCAACTTCGACCACGTCGCACTCCAACTCGTCCCAAATTTGGCCCGTTCCATCGCCGCAAAGGCagcggaaagagagagggccacGTGTGCTCGCTGCCCTGCTGCCTCGCTCATCGACCCCCTCCCATACTTTGTGGCCTTTATCAAGTTACGCATGCGCGTCACAGCCTCCACGCCCTGGGCAGCAAGCGAGATCGATGGATCGATGCCCGCATGAACGACGACAAGCTGATACGCGCGGAAGCACAGGATGTGGGGGACGGACGCCATGAAGGTGAAGACGTCGTCCGGACAGCCCATCGCCAGTGGGTAGAGACTGCTGctcgtctcctccaccgtcagcGGAACATCCGCCCTCAACTTCTCGGAGAGCCGCAGCAACACCGCGTCGTGGTTGCCCAGTACGCCAATCGCACCAATGTTGCGCAGACATCGCACAACGCCGTACGAATCAGGGCCCTTGTTAACAAGATCTCCGACGAAAACGCAGACGTCATCCGCAGCTCCATCCTCGGCTGGCGTCGAGGCCGATTCTGTCAGCGGATCCAGCCTCAGCGCAGCCGGGATGCACATAGTCGGGCCACCACCCCCAGAAGGCAAAGGGTCATTCGTGGAGAGCGATGATGCGGATGACGAAGACGTCAGCAAGGTGGGGCAGCGCCGAACAGCGGCGTTAGTGAAGTGAACCTTTACGAGGAGCTCCCGCAGCTGATCAGCGCAGCCATGAATGTCGCCGACGAGGATCAGACGCCCTGTGGCACGACCGCGCACGTCCACAACGCGGAGAGACATAGAGGCTTccggggggggaggggggggaagaaaggcaagagaaagaaTGGCGCCGATGTGCCCTCGTGgacttgtgtgtgcgcacgccacgaagaaaagcgaggaagagaggaaaggtcAAGACCGTCGCCAAGGCAGCCGGTacagtggggggaggaggtgtgaATGCTCCTGCGGTAGTGATGCGGGTGCATGTTTGCCGTCTCTATTGGTGTCATGTCGGCTTGTACGCTAGTGTGTCGGTGCGCGAAGCCACTGCGGGTGCATTAGTGCGTCCCTTGGCGAGAGTGAAGGCCACGGCAGAGTCGAGAACGCAGCACGGGGCTGAGTAGAGAGACGctgtggcgtgtgtgtgtgtggggggggaggggagggggggtgtttATGTATGGCCTGTGCGTCAGGGCAGTAGTccgagagaggcgcacacacaggcacggcGCGGTAGGCAAAGAAAACAACGCGAGGACTTGCGGCTTTCACTCATGACGCTGTGCGTGAGTAGCCGACACGATACAATGTGCTTGGGCGTAAAGCGGGGTAGGCCCGCCATGCAGCCTGACTGCCTCCCTCAACCTCGACGCACCGTCGCTCTGTTCGTCAGCGAGCGAATCGACTTTGCCtgcgtttcttttctgtAAGCCgacttctcctccacctccccctcgccccgCATGGCTCACTTGCGGCAGTAGTGATGCTGCACATCGCACCGTGCGTATCGTTGGCAAGGCGAAGGGTACACATAGGCACAAGGGTCGCTCATCACTGCTGGCATacatcgcctccgccacggcTGGTCGCTATCACACCGTCTTGGCATCGCCCTTGCTccagcccccaccccctcccctcttctccgtgTAGATGTGGGTGTCACTCCGCACCAGCGTCGGTAGAGAAGAGTATCGTAGAGAGGTACGCCCTCTCACGTTCGGCAGCGTCCCGAACCTCGCGCTGCACGGCCTGCGTAGCAGATCGCAGTTGCTCCATCGACTggtagagaggagagagcgagtagGGGTGCACTGCTCTGGTGTCGTCGCCTTTGCGAACAGTGACctcatctcctccaccaaGTTGTCTACACTCAGTTGCTGTTACGTGGAATTGGCTACCTGGCGCGGTATCAGATGTGTTGTGAGCAGCGCTGTACAGGCGCACAGCCTCCGCCTCAAGCTGCGTGGCGGCCTGCTCCAGAGCCCCCAGCGCTGCGCTGGGGTATACCTCAAGCTCGTCATCGCTGACAACATGACACTGCAATAGCGGCGGGTGCGACGCAGCACACAACAGTGCTCCGCCGCCGATTTTCTCCGTTCCCGCGCTGACGTGATGATGCAGTGCTCCAGCATCACGCGTGCCTTCAAGGATTCTGTGTACACTGCCTCGCGTTCTCGAaggcggcgttgctgccagCTTTACACGACACGCATCCTGCCATCGCGATGGTGGCGGTTGACGTTGCCGGATTTCGCGGCTCTCTACGTTGCTGGCTGGACTTCTGACACgcgccgtcgccttcgcagcgccacctgcaaaggagagaggcatcgaagaggaagggcctggcgcagcacggcgggagggggaatCAGCGCCTCCGCTCGAGACGGTACTCAACGCCCCAACATGAATGTCGAACAAAGGcgctggcgccaccgccgagtGTGATGGTGCGGCCGCAGTACCGATGTGGCGATCAACTGTGGCAGATGGGTCAATAGTGTCCCTGCCCAGCACGGCGCGGGACAGAAGTACCGCCAGCTGAGGCGAGACAACGCCACCGTAGCCGGCGCCTGTGCAGTCACCCGCACTCTTTGCTCCACGCGCCGCTAGTCGCTCTGCGCTTAGGCAATCCCACAGTGTTGCGGAGCCGGCTACACTGTCACACCGGCGTTGTAAGCCGCGGGATACCGATGACGATGGAAACGAAGAGGCGGTGTCGCTGGCAATGGGGCTCACCGGCGCGGCATTCAGCGTACAATTGGGAGAGCGGGTATCTGACACAGCGacgggaggaggcgatgcagTGAAGCGGCCAGGTGGCGAGTCGGTGGGTGGAAAAGATGCCGCATTCGTGTACACACCACTCGAGACCGGATTGCTCGACGGTGCAGAGGAGCGGTGAAAATGCGGCGAAGCGGCCGTACCgctgcgctggtggcgcagccCAGCCAGCTCGGCCTCCAGTTCCATCACACGGTCCTGTAGCACGGCTTTGGTCGCCTGCTCCTGCACTAACTGTCTGTGCCAACGATCTCCTTgctcctgcgctgctgcataGGCTCGAGTGCatcgctggagaaggcgctgcagaaTCGCCTTGGCCTTACGCACATGCGGGGCTGTCGGGTCGTCTCCTAACCCAGACAAGACACCCCCGACCGTCGCGGAGTCCTTTGTCGCCACTGCAGGGGGCAAGGAAGAGAGTCCCAGTGTCGACTCACGGTCCCCTTCGTTTCCAGTGAGGGGCTCGGCATCCGCGTTGGCGTTGCTCGTGTTGCGTACGAACGCCTCAttcgcgcggcggcgccaatCCACCAACTGACGCTCCAGCCATgccaccttctcctccgaTTTCACGAGCTGCTCAAAGATGAGGGTACTGGTAGACGCAACGGCAGCACTGCGAGACACGGCAAGGTCAGGGTAACCGTCAGTGAGTGCATCACACAGAAAAGCACCAACATCGGCTCCACCCCCTCGTGCACTGAGCCACGTCGAAGCTCCTTTAGGTCCTGGCCCAGCATGCACGACACTAGAAGGAGCGGCTAGACGCCGCTGGAGTGCAGCCACCTCGCCTATATCGTCTGCGTGACGCGCTGCTAAAGCAGACAGCTGATCAAGCGTTGCGGCTTCATGCACGCGCCATGCGCGTACGTCGGCGCACATTTGGTCGCACAGCCGAACAAACTCGTCACAGTAAGGCCCAAGAAAGGTAGCTAGGGCTGCGTCCGGAGACGGTAAGGGAGGTGCTGGCTTGTTTGTTGGTTTAGCACAGGCATCAAGCGCAACGTCACAggtcgcagcagctcccaTCTCCGCCCCAGACGGCCTTTCCCCTTGAGGGGCAATAGTTACGTCGTAGAGGAGTTCTTGGGGAgggcacagagaggaggcggtggtgtcgaCGTCTGCCATCGACTCGTGTAGCGCAGACTCGACGCTGATGCGTAGTGGTGCTGATAGCAGCGACGCTCGCAGTCCTTTGAGCGAGCTTGGCGCACGCGTATGTGCCTCGAGATCTGGACGTCGGCCGGTTTGAAACACAGAAGGTGGTGAGTCAGACTTCTTCGCCCGTGGTGTGTGCTGCGGTAGGGGCGTCTGTTCTCTGTGATGTCCATGAGGTACCACAACGCCTCCGGTGCCACAGCTCGAGGCCTCTCCATGCTGCCTCACACCCTCCATGGGAGCCGTTACGTCCGCTTCATCTCCCATGTCGAAAGACTCGGACTCAAAGAGAGCGTGAAAGCGCCGTAGCTTAGCCTCCTCGGCGTATGCCGCAGCCGAGGCGCACGTGGCAGCCACGCTGGCTGGCGAAGTCGCAGAGCAGGCTGTGGAAAGCGCTGCCCCGCCTGTATTCCCCACCGCCCCCACAGCAAGCGCATCACCATGGCCCGGATTGAGAACGTTTTGTGGGACATCCACAGGCGTCGTAGATCGCACCCCTGCTTCCATTCCTGATCGAAGGCTAAAGCTGGTAAGCACTTCCGCGTCCGCGGTGACATTGATGCTGAGCGGCACTGTCGCCGCTGTATTGCCGCCGACAGCCACAGTGTTCGTAGCGACACGTCTCGCCggagcggcaccggcgcgcaGTGCGACGTCGTGTTCGCTGGCCTCTGGTGCAGGAGAGCTGTCAATTGTTGGGCTGGTGGGCGGCGACGCTTGCCTCAGAGGAACTCCTGAAGCGCGTGCAGCCCCCTGCCTCGCACTGCCCCCTTTCTGATCGTTCTTCATCGACACCTGCGAAGCTATCAACGACGCCAACGGTGATTGCACTTTAGCAAAAGACGACGAAGCAGGGCCGCCGTCATCGGCAGCGCCATAGCGTTCGGCCACAAAATCCCTCAACAGCACAGTGTACCCTTGAAGCACTCGCCTCGCTGCATCCGCGTTATCAAGGCCGCGCACGCGGTGCCGCCCCTGGTGACATTGGCGCTGCTTTTCGCGCTGATGCTTGCGTCCGAGCGCGGCCCAACCAGCCGCAGCAACTAGCACCTCGCTGTTGACGTCATCTACCGCTGCCTCCGCTACCACGGAGCAGATTGGCACGACCAGGGAACACGATGATACTGCACTCGACACGATCTGAAGGGCAGCGCTGGTGTCATGGCGCAGGGCAGGAATCAAGGCGTCAACAGTCCCTGTAGACAAAGACAAAGCCGAGGAGCTCAGGGTAGAGCCCACCTCGGCGAGACAGGTGTGCGTGAGGGCAGCGAGGCTATATCGACTGCTCCACGGCAGTAGCGGCGTAGGCAGCTGGGCGGAGGGGGCAGGCCTTCCTGCTACCGGGACTGTCGTTGAGTGGTTCACGGTAGACTTGTCTACCTCACTCTTTGGAGAGGAGGCCGTGAGTGGACGGTAGCCGCAGGACACGCTGGGACCGGCCACGTCCCACAGCTTCCAGATTCCAACTGGCGCTAGTACTGCTGACGCCGCCGAAGGCAGTGCTACAGGACCAAATGAACCACGCCTGTGGCCAGCCTCGCCATTAAAATTGTCCGCCGCAGGTGGCGTCGTCCACGCCTGGCTTTGCGGCACTtcctggcgctgcagcgacctGAGAGGCTCACAGGACACGATGAGggtcacacacacgtggCACATCCTCTCTTCTAGCGGCTCGCAGGCCGGCTGCAAGAATGCGAAGGAGGTTCGCGATGGGGGCGACGCATTCGCCTCCGGGTTCCCCATCTCGCCTGCCAGCGGGTCAGTGTACCGCCAGCCGACCGAGCACGAGAGAGCCGCGTAGAGCACCGCCATGGCGTCATGGGTAGactccacacgcacatagCAGGCCGCGGGTATGTCGGACGGGTGATCGACAGAGTCACCTAGtccctccacctcgtcaAGCTCGGTCCGCAGCACGGCTCCAGAGAGCAGATCCACCGTCGATCGCGGTCGTTGTAGCACAGAGGGATGGCGGAGCGGGGCCGCGTCGCGTACCTCCGTCACACTCATGGCTGCTACAACTTGTGTGTCAGCAGGCGTGTTGGTCGGCCTGAAGAGACGGTCCAACACGCCTGCGAACAGTCCGCTGAAAGGCTGGGATGACAACGGCACCGTCGCTGGCAGCGCTCGCTGCCTCAATGGCCACCCCAGCGTGCCgccaaaaagaaaagaggagtTGGCCGTGCCCTGCGGCCCCATTGTGAAGGTCAGCACCTCACTGTTctcggcggccgccgccgtggtcCTCTTTGCCGAGGCGTTGTAAGTCCTGGGACCACCCACCACTCCGTGCCGCAGTAGAGCGTGCCCTTGTAAGAGCTCCTCGGCAATCACGTCAGCCAGCCTCGCTGCGAGGCATGCGTCTGTGTAAGCGAGACAAGGCGACTCAGGCCCGTCGGAGTGACGTTGTGGCCGTACCGGACATTGCCGCGCACCGtcgctggcggcagcggctacgtcgGCGCCTAGCCCCTCGACGGCAATGAAGGGTGTCTGCACGACCACCTCCATTGTGGTTGGTCGCGGCGACGCGGAAgacaaagagggggaagcggCAGAGTAATCACAGTCTCGCATGCCTAAGCCAACGACCGTGCCCACCTCCCTAGCGCGCGCCacctcgcctccgcgagAGTGCCGGGGTTGaccgtggtgcagcgcgtcTGATGTCGACAGCAGTGAAGC
This genomic interval from Leishmania braziliensis MHOM/BR/75/M2904 complete genome, chromosome 17 contains the following:
- a CDS encoding bis(5'-nucleosyl)-tetraphosphatase,symmetrical-like protein, with protein sequence MCIPAALRLDPLTESASTPAEDGAADDVCVFVGDLVNKGPDSYGVVRCLRNIGAIGVLGNHDAVLLRLSEKLRADVPLTVEETSSSLYPLAMGCPDDVFTFMASVPHILCFRAYQLVVVHAGIDPSISLAAQGVEAVTRMRNLIKATKYGRGSMSEAAGQRAHVALSLSAAFAAMERAKFGTSWSATWSKLACKLSRAATGKEESDSGEIDSGSDRSSTNISGDVAEDGGVKKPKKVDGGGAKWRKRIHPDYAGFTIVYGHDAKRRLQVHPYAYGLDSGCVYGGELTGLVWPSTLVSVPGWANPSPHHKSKV